A window of Synechococcus sp. MEDNS5 contains these coding sequences:
- a CDS encoding histidinol-phosphate transaminase: protein MTGSTPPFPPPGSRPEVERLKGYSAPLEGRRGLLRLDFNENTLGPSPKVVAAIRTFPEELIAVYPEYDGLREAFITNLEASKEGLLHPLTSEQVGVFNGVDAAIHAVIHAYGAPGDTLLTTSPTFGYYAPCAAMQGMALEAIPHGMPGFVVPLDALRAALERKPRILMLCNPNNPTGARLAADQVLALAASAPDTLVVVDELYEAFTGDSVLPSVDFQTQANVLVLRSLAKTAGLAGLRLGFAIGHPGVVDRVGRVTGPYDVNSLAVAAAFAALEDQAYTNNYVSEVLRARDWIVLEMTRSRVVFHCDGGNYLLVWPERPADEVEQALRSRGILVRSMTGKPQLHGSLRVSIGTPEQMQRFWRAYSSICV from the coding sequence ATGACCGGATCAACTCCACCTTTCCCTCCCCCTGGATCCCGGCCCGAGGTGGAACGCCTCAAGGGCTACAGCGCTCCCCTTGAAGGACGTCGCGGTCTGTTGCGCCTGGATTTCAACGAAAACACCCTGGGCCCCAGCCCGAAGGTGGTGGCTGCGATTCGAACGTTCCCTGAGGAACTCATCGCGGTTTATCCGGAATACGACGGACTTCGCGAGGCGTTCATCACCAATCTGGAGGCGTCGAAGGAGGGCCTGCTGCATCCCCTGACGTCGGAGCAGGTGGGGGTGTTCAACGGCGTGGATGCGGCAATCCATGCGGTGATTCACGCCTATGGGGCTCCAGGCGACACCCTGCTCACAACGAGTCCCACGTTCGGCTACTACGCCCCCTGCGCCGCAATGCAAGGGATGGCACTAGAGGCGATTCCCCATGGCATGCCTGGGTTCGTGGTTCCTCTGGATGCGCTTCGCGCGGCCCTGGAGCGCAAACCGCGGATTCTGATGCTCTGCAATCCAAACAATCCAACCGGCGCCCGCCTTGCGGCGGATCAGGTGCTGGCGCTCGCGGCATCTGCCCCGGACACGCTGGTGGTGGTGGATGAGCTCTATGAAGCCTTCACCGGAGACAGCGTGCTGCCGAGCGTTGATTTTCAGACGCAGGCCAACGTGCTGGTGCTGCGGTCCCTCGCCAAGACAGCCGGTCTGGCTGGTCTGCGACTGGGCTTTGCCATTGGCCACCCCGGAGTTGTTGACAGGGTTGGCCGCGTCACCGGCCCCTACGACGTGAACAGTCTGGCGGTGGCGGCGGCGTTCGCGGCCCTGGAGGACCAGGCCTACACCAACAATTATGTGAGCGAGGTGTTACGCGCGCGAGACTGGATCGTGTTGGAAATGACACGTTCGCGTGTTGTTTTTCACTGTGACGGCGGCAATTACCTGTTGGTTTGGCCAGAGCGGCCTGCTGATGAGGTGGAGCAGGCTCTGCGCTCTCGAGGAATCCTCGTGCGCTCGATGACCGGCAAACCCCAGCTCCATGGATCCTTGCGGGTGAGCATCGGCACCCCCGAGCAGATGCAGCGGTTCTGGCGGGCTTACAGCAGCATCTGCGTCTGA